One region of Miscanthus floridulus cultivar M001 chromosome 19, ASM1932011v1, whole genome shotgun sequence genomic DNA includes:
- the LOC136528526 gene encoding mRNA-decapping enzyme subunit 2-like: MTMAGGGGLNRSSSRGQLPPQELLDDLCSRFLLNVPKEELESFERILFLLEQAHWFYEDNSVEHNPNLKSLSFKDFTSLMFKSCTALRPYIAHLDDIYKDFNNYKFRVPVSGAIILDDTYERCLLVKGWKAGASWSFPRGKRNKDEEDHTCAVREVLEETGCDVSTFLNLDDYIEVSIGQQRVRLYIITGVKRDTVFAPQTKKEISEISWHRIDELLPASDDAVSRAVNGMKLYMVAPFLTGLKAWIATHPPPLHQKPETSARGTVWKAKNSSSGSTPVENPVAKAGSDLQAHHVDNRPGRSFRNFRFDTASILQSMEASFLRT; this comes from the exons ATGACGATGGCGGGCGGCGGGGGACTGAACCGGTCTTCATCGAGGGGGCAGCTGCCGCCGCAAGAGCTGCTTGACGATCTCTGCAG CCGGTTCCTTCTGAATGTGCCCAAGGAGGAGCTGGAGTCGTTCGAGCGGATCCTGTTCCTGCTGGAGCAGGCGCACTGGTTCTACGAGGACAACTCCGTCGAGCACAACCCCAACCTCAAGTCCCTCTCCTTCAAGGACTTCACCTCCCTCA TGTTCAAGAGCTGCACTGCTCTCAGGCCCTACATCGCGCACCTGGATGATATCTACAAGGACTTCAACAACTACAAGTTCCGTGTCCCTGTGTCCGGCGCCATCATCCTAGATGACACTTATGAGAGG TGCTTACTTGTTAAGGGATGGAAGGCTGGGGCCAGCTGGAGCTTTCCTCGTGGAAAGAGGAATAAAGATGAGGAAGATCACACATGTGCCGTTAGAGAA GTTCTAGAGGAAACTGGGTGTGATGTTTCTACATTTTTAAATTTGGATGATTACATTGAAGTTTCAATTGGACAACAAAGGGTTCGGCTCTACATCATAACAGGGGTTAAAAGAGATACTGTGTTTGCACCTCAAACCAAGAAGGAAATCAGT GAAATCTCATGGCACAGAATTGATGAACTCTTACCAGCTAGTGATGACGCAGTATCTCGGGCAGTGAATGGAATGAAGCTGTACATGGTTGCTCCATTTTTGAC GGGTCTTAAGGCTTGGATTGCCACGCATCCTCCACCACTGCATCAGAAACCAGAGACATCTGCTAGAG GTACTGTGTGGAAGGCGAAGAATTCGTCAAGTGGCAGTACCCCAGTGGAGAACCCTGTTGCTAAAGCAGGATCTGACTTGCAGGCGCATCATGTTGACAACCGCCCCGGTCGCAGCTTCAGAAACTTCAGGTTTGACACGGCAAGCATCCTGCAGTCCATGGAGGCTTCCTTCCTACGCACCTAG